A genome region from Cucumis sativus cultivar 9930 chromosome 4, Cucumber_9930_V3, whole genome shotgun sequence includes the following:
- the LOC101218011 gene encoding LOW QUALITY PROTEIN: protein SLE1 (The sequence of the model RefSeq protein was modified relative to this genomic sequence to represent the inferred CDS: substituted 2 bases at 2 genomic stop codons) has translation MASQQQRSALDAKAKQGETVVPGGTGGKSLDAQERLAEGSFVSFSTTCVNFCLXYDRVYXLLYHGEGRSKGGQTRKEQLGHEGYQELGHQGGEARREQMGQEGYKEMGRKGGLSTMDKSGGERVEEEGIEIDESKFTNKNR, from the coding sequence ATGGCATCGCAACAGCAAAGATCGGCGCTGGACGCTAAGGCTAAGCAGGGTGAGACTGTGGTTCCTGGTGGAACTGGTGGCAAAAGCCTTGATGCTCAAGAACGCCTAGCCGAAGGTTCCTTTGTGAGCTTTAGTACTACATGtgtaaatttttgtttataatatgATCGAGTTTATTAATTGCTTTATCATGGTGAAGGCCGGAGCAAAGGCGGGCAAACAAGGAAAGAGCAACTGGGGCATGAAGGGTATCAAGAGCTAGGGCATCAAGGGGGAGAGGCAAGAAGGGAGCAAATGGGCCAAGAAGGCTACAAAGAGATGGGCCGGAAAGGAGGGCTGAGCACAATGGACAAGTCCGGTGGCGAGCGGGTGGAGGAGGAAGGAATCGAGATCGATGAGTCCAAGTTCACAAACAAGAACCGTTAA
- the LOC101217771 gene encoding LOW QUALITY PROTEIN: ERBB-3 BINDING PROTEIN 1 (The sequence of the model RefSeq protein was modified relative to this genomic sequence to represent the inferred CDS: inserted 1 base in 1 codon; deleted 1 base in 1 codon), translating to MMDFSYGSDMGCHIDGFIAVVLHTHVLQEGPVTGRAADVIAAANTAAEVTLMLVRPGKKNKDVTEAIQKVAAAYDCKVVEGVLSHQLKQFVIDGNKVILSVSNPETRVDDAEFEENEIYAIDIVTSTGEGKPKLLDEKQTTIYKRAMDKSYHLKMKACRXIFSEISKKFPVLPFTARLVVFRQ from the exons ATGATGGATTTTTCTTACGGTAGTGATATGGGCTGCCATATTGATGGGTTTATCGCTGTAGTTCTTCACACTCATGTTCTGCAAGAAGGTCCAGTGACTGGAAGGGCAGCCGATGTCATTGCAGCTGCTAACACTGCTGCTGAAGTTACCTTAATGCTTGTTAGGCCTGGGAAAAAG AATAAAGATGTAACAGAAGCCATCCAAAAGGTTGCAGCTGCTTATGATTGCAAAGTTGTTGAA GGGGTTCTTAGCCACCAGTTGAAGCAATTTGTGATTGATGGAAACAAGGTTATTCTTAGTGTTTCGAATCCAGAAACAAGAGTCGATGATGCCGAGTTTGAAGAGAATGAAATTTATGCAATAGACATAGTTACAAGTACGGGTGAAGGCAAG CCTAAGTTGTTGGATGAGAAGCAGACGACTATATATAAGAGAGCTATGGACAAGAGCTATCACTTGAAGATGAAAGCATGTA TTATTTTCAGTGAAATAAGTAAGAAATTTCCTGTTCTGCCTTTCACTGCTAGGTTGGTTGTGTTTCGACAATGA